One window of the Saccopteryx bilineata isolate mSacBil1 chromosome 2, mSacBil1_pri_phased_curated, whole genome shotgun sequence genome contains the following:
- the RESF1 gene encoding retroelement silencing factor 1 isoform X2 yields the protein MNWNTKPESVTLPPLYSKSQSPFLEQTLINTTSQGSLNSPGSNQPACMFSNSNPVLQPLLNIRNYNTPQQISVPNMHCGTTMALQTSVDKITYANNIKGPKQVNHSLQMSSGVAQNVWLNSPVRNSMFSHSGATVSQQTGLRTNIANVNALQNPSVTMVGDTYSMQVQMIPSNSVRVPVTYQGNQRLNSSLPEQQSDWAQQYISGELTYPDCRPLPKQTSYSSQSFLPNPNLQKQNPWPPTSLQIKNSHPSNPALTLQSKQTATIQSYQYAVNQTDRRLPPPPPYDCRYASQPLQNAQHVIKHSSMDVPHTQETHLPEMRKDLCGTFQPQNLYGNFCNFKISTNASQPFNDPIRSAHRIQIVSQNNQEERGDSCNLTSNQVLDTSATKEKFVKDIKTLIEIKKKFSEVARKIKINKNVLMTAGCIKTTKDPYSEPGQNSEVPVKLPAKMHSGPQVTPVTPGTANNKPATVLGTVEETSRTHSTLNSNIQDTNCTNFNQVNSILLNSVCSEKVPVPDQLHDLKVTTLKNSTIGDTHATLNNTQFLSGNLVHIAENMPANSETTVNKNRLLLSLLLPGDKTEMLLKDACETIQGSKPHNFETNPNTQITGNKLNMRTMETPNTYNINAKASANFFCLEQKSSTNGVTLNNDNHCPVELLATCLSLWTKQPSEPTAIKRCNESTSRTAVGISNSVESSDNSPFSSVENSQNKNINSSQVTTPHMIVQNYEASSAATTKGTELQIAVVSPLILSDVKTLPVKGMRSEALSETVYPVIKEGSVCSLQNQLAENRSVIAAMKVNESVVSTSTNTKVFPVIRKEKQNESLNSNSEGTPNTSHGKHIESEPDIHYPVCGQQVLSKVGDSDIVSSDLLQIDNICSLVEGDTSYNYQIAQIFSSLPVTEVEPQKSSLPDLQVINGRQQKEQLDNITESKDSGFPKDNIQSTDVLHKASDQSKSLQPSESPVLKTVDANSEILEKSILEHITKESTAALQQDSSTQEIEVSHNSAACDPVRKEILDDETSKLYPHDQLSELLKEFPYGIKAVNIHGSSVAQQKTDQIPKDECCDRTSCDSKYSTDQIKITILNSEQMKELFPEQNDPLCDVEELKEPQKENPVTKEESQCDPPVCTDRERCNSVVDREKDDIHCCALGWLCMVYEGIPKCQCNSIKNLTAKVEEEEQCSLETNSCKQEDCTPDRDLPMDFNSPPNNNPKIALPFPDGKSNLPEIEQGKNIKEISKTKNSLLRTEREFNQLLIKGDKTLGSLQRRKKKRNLKFHEITFHSNNETKISQESLQRKLSAQNSHPLKAKSGFSTIKFKDPHMKNGSSVRSVLPEKRKLKAGNAEQSVSEKRKLGEGNMLDSGIKRIKYDKQEQNKNGGSTLKIHNFLSSLDKRAKVKEKTISNVKSSGTKDSSFKVNRARALSQKDCFQRQKLKKAKGIKASKKNSGENKPCDSQYVRSSKLSLQAGSYGKSSERHSSSVQTSKESLNICSRQGKKLRAHHPEGSKTYLSGNVKEVVGGKQQDKMWVAKTKLDKNLNNNNEVELGQMSPKVKEQRKQYLNRVAFKCTEHESIFLTKLETLPKKFNKDKEKRLENKSKSLLPQKDTTGQQSMLEFKLCPDGLMNKSTNSIEEQKDMQSCAQKEQAPVQGIKSTKEDWIKGTPEEKRIPEASQEIGVCNLDPLGQFLRLHSNPRGSLLCAKSGTVPDIADHRKRGLDQLFSAGDTNGPFITSPSSVSVENGNDSKKFKSDDRHADMLCRVTCSQKLPKDVTEGKVISLSLPFRKVTNLLMKKRKKASGEAATIMVNHNTSMTPVLHSRPIDVQFSNHKVLKTDDSPNQVRAQTTLQAPNTVVSGNLAQAAITAAEDASMAVAGQSPVLMIIMEHLFSPVTLDFLHQVFSKFGTVLKIITFTKNSQFQVLLQYAEAVSAQQAKLALDGQNIHNDSCILRITFSKVTNLNVKYNSNKCRDYTRPNLPSSASQSSLDQTLTAGFSVPGIMSASSYAGAGFPPTFAITRAIGLSVPNVHGALTSPAIPSEAATAAGQIAIPGPPGVGNSVLLVSNLNPGKVSLQCLFILFGVYGNVQRVKIFFDKENALVQMANGSQAQLAMSHLSGQKLHGMPVHIMISKHQNVQLPQLGQKSHSLAMDYRNSTLHRFKKSSPKNFHNVFPPSATLFLYNIQPYISKDDLKILFSSNDRIVKRLKFSQKDRKMAWIQMGSVEQAIEALIDLHNHRLGKEHSLFVSFSKFTI from the exons ATGAATTGGAACACAAAACCAGAGAGTGTCACCTTGCCACCATTATATTCTAAAAGCCAGTCACCTTTTTTGGAGCAGACTTTAATAAACACAACATCTCAAGGTTCTTTAAATTCTCCTGGAAGTAACCAACCAGCATGCATGTTCAGTAATTCAAATCCAGTTTTACAGCCACTGCTCAACATCAGAAATTATAACACTCCTCAACAAATCTCTGTACCTAATATGCATTGTGGGACAACTATGGCCTTGCAGACTTCAGTAGATAAAATAACGTATGCAAACAACATCAAAGGACCCAAACAAGTAAATCATAGTTTGCAAATGTCTTCAGGAGTTGCACAAAATGTATGGTTGAACTCACCAGTGAGGAATTCTATGTTTTCTCATTCTGGGGCAACTGTATCTCAACAAACTGGTCTTAGAACTAATATAGCCAATGTAAATGCACTACAGAATCCATCTGTGACAATGGTAGGAGATACCTATTCTATGCAAGTACAGATGATCCCTTCTAATTCTGTTAGAGTGCCTGTAACTTACCAGGGAAACCAGAGACTTAACTCATCTTTACCAGAGCAACAAAGTGACTGGGCACAACAGTATATATCTGGTGAACTGACTTATCCAGATTGCAGACCACTTCCAAAACAAACCAGTTATTCATCACAAAGTTTTTTGCCAAATCCTAATCTTCAGAAACAAAATCCTTGGCCACCTACATcactacaaattaaaaatagtcaTCCTTCAAATCCTGCACTGACTTTACAGTCAAAGCAGACTGCAACTATACAGTCCTATCAGTATGCAGTTAATCAGACTGATAGaagacttcctcctcctcctccttatgACTGTAGATATGCAAGCCAGCCTTTGCAAAACgcacagcatgttattaaacactCTTCTATGGACGTTCCTCATACTCAAGAAACCCACTTACCTGAAATGAGAAAAGACCTCTGTGGAACCTTTCAACCTCAAAACCTCTATGGAAATTTCTGTAACTTCAAAATAAGTACTAATGCGAGTCAGCCTTTTAATGATCCCATTCGATCTGCCCATCGCATTCAGATTGTTTCTCAGAATAatcaagaagaaagaggagattcTTGCAATCTGACTTCAAATCAAGTACTGGACACAAGTGCCacaaaagaaaagtttgtgaaggacattaaaacattaatagaaataaaaaagaaattttctgaagtggcaaggaaaattaaaataaataaaaatgttttgatgaCAGCAGGTTGTATTAAAACAACTAAAGACCCTTATAGTGAACCAGGTCAAAATTCTGAAGTGCCTGTGAAACTACCTGCCAAAATGCATTCTGGACCACAGGTAACACCAGTCACTCCAGGGACTGCCAATAATAAACCAGCAACTGTATTGGGAACTGTAGAAGAAACAAGTAGAACACACAGTACATTGAATTCCAACATTCAGGACACCAATTGCACAAATTTTAACCAGGTCAATTCTATTTTACTAAATTCTGTGTGTTCAGAAAAGGTGCCCGTGCCAGACCAGTTACATGATTTGAAAGTTACAACTTTAAAGAATTCAACTATTGGGGATACTCACGCAACTTTAAATAACACCCAGTTTTTATCAGGAAATTTAGTCCACATTGCAGAAAATATGCCAGCAAATTCTGAAACAACCGTAAATAAAAATAGGCTGCTTCTCAGTCTTCTTTTACCTGGAGATAAAACTGAGATGTTATTAAAAGATGCTTGTGAAACTATTCAGGGTTCTAAACCGCACAATTTTGAAACAAATCCCAATACCCAGATCACTGGTAACAAACTGAACATGAGAACCATGGAAACTCCAAATACTTATAATATAAATGCCAAGGCTTCAGCCAATTTTTTTTGCCTTgagcaaaaatcctcaacaaatggAGTAACTCTGAATAATGACAATCACTGTCCTGTGGAATTGCTAGCAACCTGTCTTTCTCTTTGGACAAAGCAACCTTCAGAACCTACAGCAATAAAACGGTGTAATGAGTCAACAAGCAGAACAGCAGTTGGAATTTCAAACTCTGTGGAAAGCAGTGATAACAGTCCATTTTCATCAGTGGAAAATTCTCAGAATAAGAATATAAACTCCTCACAGGTAACAACTCCACATATGATAGTACAGAATTATGAGGCTTCCAGTGCAGCTACTACAAAAGGAACAGAACTTCAGATTGCTGTAGTGTCACCCTTAATTCTTTCAGATGTCAAAACATTGCCTGTCAAAGGAATGAGATCTGAAGCTTTGTCTGAAACAGTGTATCCAGTAATTAAAGAAGGCAGTGTTTGTAGCTTACAGAATCAGTTGGCAGAAAATAGAAGTGTTATTGCTGCAATGAAAGTTAATGAATCAGTTGTAAGTACATCAACAAATACCAAGGTTTTCCCAGTGATtcgtaaagaaaaacaaaatgagtcaCTTAATAGTAATTCAGAAGGCACACCTAATACCAGCCATGGAAAGCATATTGAATCAGAGCCAGATATTCACTATCCTGTGTGTGGTCAACAAGTTTTGTCTAAAGTAGGGGACAGTGACATTGTGAGTAGTGATTTGTTACAGATTGACAATATTTGTTCTCTTGTTGAAGGTGATACATCTTATAATTACCAAATAGCACAAATATTTAGCTCACTTCCTGTGACAGAGGTTGAACCACAGAAATCCTCTCTGCCGGATCTCCAGGTAATTAATGGTagacaacaaaaagaacagtTAGACAATATCACTGAAAGTAAAGACTCTGGTTTTCCAAAAGATAATATTCAGTCCACAGATGTTTTACATAAAGCATCTGATCAGTCAAAGTCATTGCAGCCTTCAGAATCACCAGTTTTGAAGACTGTTGACGCAAATagtgaaattttagaaaaaagcaTTTTGGAGCATATCACTAAAGAAAGCACAGCTGCTCTTCAGCAGGACAGTAGCACTCAGGAAATTGAAGTGTCCCACAATTCCGCTGCCTGTGATCCTGTGAGAAAAGAGATTCTCGATGATGAGACTTCCAAGTTATATCCACATGATCAGCTCTCAGAACTTTTAAAAGAGTTTCCCTATGGTATTAAAGCTGTCAACATACATGGAAGTTCGGTGGCACAACAAAAAACAGACCAGATACCAAAAGATGAGTGTTGTGATAGAACCAGTTGTGACTCCAAATATTCAACAGaccaaataaaaattactatctTAAACTCAGAGCAAATGAAGGAATTATTTCCTGAACAGAATGATCCACTTTGTGATGTAGAGGAACTGAAAGAACCTCAAAAAGAAAACCCTGTTACAAAAGAAGAGAGCCAGTGTGACCCACCAGTATGTACAGACAGAGAAAGGTGTAATTCTGTAGTAGATAGGGAGAAAGATGATATCCATTGCTGTGCATTAGGGTGGCTCTGTATGGTTTATGAAGGAATACCCAAGTGTCAGTGTAATTCCATTAAGAACTTGACTGCAAAAGTAGAAGAGGAGGAGCAGTGTTCTTTGGAGACCAACAGTTGTAAGCAAGAAGATTGTACCCCTGATAGAGATCTCCCTATGGATTTTAATAGCCCTCCAAATAACAATCCAAAGATTGCTCTTCCTTTTCCAGATGGGAAAAGCAATTTACCTGAAATAGAACaaggcaaaaatataaaagaaatatccaaaacaaaaaacagcttaCTAAGGACAGAACGAGAATTCAATCAACTTTTAATTAAAGGTGATAAGACACTAGGTTCCCTTCAAAGacgcaaaaagaaaagaaatctgaaatTTCATGAGATAACTTTTCATTCTAATAATGAAACGAAAATTTCTCAAGAGAGCCTACAGAGGAAGCTCTCAGCTCAAAACTCACATCCACTAAAAGCAAAGTCGGGTTTCTcgacaattaaatttaaagatcCGCATATGAAGAATGGTTCTTCGGTAAGGTCAGTATTgccagaaaagagaaaattgaaagCAGGCAATGCTGAACAAAGTGTTTCAGAGAAAAGGAAGCTAGGCGAAGGAAACATGCTTGATTCAGGGATAAAGAGGATAAAATATGATAAACAAGAGCAGAATAAAAATGGAGGCAGTACAttgaaaatacataattttttgtcAAGCCTGGATAAAAGAGCCAAAGTTAAAGAAAAGACAATATCAAATGTTAAATCCTCTGGCACTAAGGATAGTTCATTTAAAGTAAATAGAGCTAGAGCTCTATCACAGAAGGACTGTTTTCAAAGGCAGAAGCTTAAAAAAGCTAAGGGGATCAAAGCATCAAAGAAGAACAGTGGAGAAAATAAACCTTGTGATTCTCAATATGTGAGGTCCAGTAAACTTTCTTTGCAAGCAGGGAGTTATGGGAAATCAAGTGAGAGACACAGTAGCAGTGTGCAAACATCTAAagaatcattaaatatttgttcaagGCAAGGTAAAAAACTCAGAGCCCATCATCCTGAGGGGTCTAAAACATACTTATCAGGGAATGTAAAAGAAGTAGTTGGTGGAAAGCAACAGGATAAAATGTGGGTTGCTAAAACCAAATTAgacaaaaatttaaacaataataatgaaGTTGAACTCGGCCAGATGTCTCCCAAAGTAAAGGAGCAAAGGAAGCAGTATCTGAATAGAGTTGCTTTTAAATGCACCGAACATGAAAGcatttttcttacaaaattagAGACTTTACCCAAGAAGTTTAATAAGGATAAAGAGAAGAGactggaaaataaaagtaaaagcctGTTACCTCAGAAGGATACCACAGGACAACAAAGCATGCTGGAGTTTAAATTATGTCCAGATGGACTGATGAATAAGAGCACAAACTCGATCGAAGAACAGAAGGATATGCAGTCCTGTGCTCAGAAGGAACAAGCCCCTGTGCAAG gaataaaaagtacaaaagaagATTGGATAAAAGGGACACCTGAGGAGAAAAGGATTCCAGAAGCCAGTCAAGAAATAG GAGTTTGTAACTTGGATCCGTTGGGTCAGTTCCTGCGCCTCCACTCCAACCCTCGTGGGTCTCTTCTGTGTGCAAAGAGTGGCACTGTCCCAGACATAGCAGATCATAGAAAGCGGGGATTGGACCAGCTCTTCTCTGCCGGTGATACTAATGGACCCTTTATCACGAGCCCCAGCTCAGTCTCCGTAGAAAATGGAAATGACAGCAAGAAGTTCAAAAGTGATGACAGACATGCAGACATGCTCTGCAGAGTGACCTGCAGTCAGAAGCTCCCCAAGGATGTCACTGAGGGCAAGGTCATTTCCCTGAGTCTTCCCTTTCGGAAGGTCACCAATCTCctaatgaagaaaaggaaaaaggcctCAGGGGAGGCAGCCACCATCATGGTGAACCACAACACCTCCATGACACCTGTGCTTCACAGCCGGCCCATCGATGTCCAGTTCTCCAACCACAAGGTCCTCAAGACTGACGACTCACCCAACCAGGTGCGGGCCCAGACAACCCTACAAGCACCAAACACAGTTGTGTCAGGGAACCTGGCACAGGCTGCTATAACCGCAGCTGAGGATGCCAGTATGGCAGTAGCTGGCCAGAGCCCAGTGCTCATGATCATCATGGAGCATCTCTTCTCCCCGGTTACCCTGGACTTCCTTCACCAGGTCTTCTCCAAATTTGGCACTGTTCTGAAAATCATTACTTTCACCAAGAACAGCCAGTTCCAGGTACTGCTACAGTATGCCGAAGCCGTCAGTGCCCAGCAGGCCAAGTTGGCgctggatgggcagaacatccacAACGATAGCTGCATACTCCGCATCACCTTTTCCAAGGTCACCAACCTCAATGTCAAGTATAACAGCAACAAGTGCCGAGACTATACCCGTCCCAACCTGCCCTCCAGTGCTAGCCAGTCCTCACTGGACCAGACCCTGACTGCAGGCTTCAGTGTACCTGGTATAATGTCAGCCTCTTCATATGCAGGAGCTGGTTTTCCTCCCACCTTTGCCATTACTCGAGCTATAGGCCTTTCTGTTCCCAATGTGCATGGGGCTTTGACCTCTCCAGCCATCCCATCAGAGGCAGCTACAGCAGCAGGCCAGATTGCCAtcccaggcccaccaggggttggAAATTCTGTCCTGCTGGTCAGCAACCTCAACCCTGGGAAAGTCTCACTCCAGtgcctctttattctttttggtgTGTATGGTAATGTACAACGGGTGAAAATTTTCTTCGATAAGGAGAATGCTCTGGTACAGATGGCTAATGGGAGCCAAGCCCAGCTGGCCATGAGCCACCTCAGTGGGCAGAAGCTACATGGGATGCCAGTGCATATCATGATCTCCAAGCACCAGAATGTGCAGCTGCCACAGTTAGGCCAGAAGAGTCACAGCCTCGCCATGGACTATAGGAATTCGACCCTGCACCGCTTCAAGAAGTCTTCCCCCAAGAATTTCCACAATGTCTTTCCTCCCTCGGCCACCCTGTTCCTCTACAACATCCAGCCCTACATATCCAAGGATGACCTCAAGATCCTCTTCTCCAGCAATGACAGAATTGTCAAAAGGTTGAAGTTCTCCCAGAAGGATCGTAAGATGGCATGGATCCAGATGGGTTCAGTGGAACAGGCCATTGAAGCGCTCATTGACCTGCACAACCATAGGCTGGGCAAGGAACACTCCCTGTTTGTGTCCTTCTCCAAGTTCACCATTTAG